In Balneola sp., the sequence ATTATTTCATGTTCGGCAATAATCACTTGAAAAACATCGGCACTTAAGCCTCGGGTTGCAAAAGCACTAACTAAGAAATTGGTATCTGCAAAAACCTTCATGAAATTTCACGCCAAACATCTTCATCTGTTAACAATCCTTGTGATTCAGCAAAGGGTAAAATCCGGTTTCGAATTTGCTGGAAAGATTCAATAGATAGTTGTCGGCGTAACGCTTCTCGAAC encodes:
- a CDS encoding CopG family transcriptional regulator, whose protein sequence is MDTTLSIRIDKDLESLLNQAAKRTGRPKSELVREALRRQLSIESFQQIRNRILPFAESQGLLTDEDVWREIS